One Chroicocephalus ridibundus chromosome 22, bChrRid1.1, whole genome shotgun sequence DNA window includes the following coding sequences:
- the LOC134526400 gene encoding calcium/calmodulin-dependent protein kinase type IV-like, with translation MPSSKTGSEYWIDGSHRETALEDFYVVGPELGRGATSVVYSCEEKGTGTPYAAKILKKTIDKKIVRTEIGVLLRLSHPNIIKLKEIFETPSEIALVLELVTGGELFDRIVERGFYSERDAAHVVKQILEAVSYLHENGVVHRDLKPENLLYADLSPDAHLKIGDFGLSKIVDEQDTMKTVCGTPGYCAPEILHGCPYGPEVDMWSVGVITYILLCGFEPFFDPRGDQYMYSRILTCDYEFVSPWWDEVSLNAKDLVRKLIVLDPQKRLTVYQALEHPWVTGKAAKFAHMDSTQKKLQEFNARRKLKAAMKAVVASSRLGNHGHHDCSRSGRSQGGPRDACMPQGTGTAGPEATATEDLGAFRSDCPAVSKVPVNGAGCKS, from the exons ATGCCCTCCTCCAAGACCGGCAGCGAGTACTGGATCGACGGGTCCCACCGCGAGACGGCCCTGGAAGATTTCTACGTCGTGGGCCCCGAGCTGGGACG GGGAGCCACCTCGGTGGTGTACAGCTGCGAGGAGAAGGGCACGGGCACCCCCTACGCCGCCAAGATACTGAAGAAGACG ATCGACAAAAAGATCGTGAGGACGGAGATCGGGGTCCTGCTGCGGCTCTCGCACCCCAATATC ATCAAGCTGAAGGAGATCTTCGAGACGCCCTCCGAGATCGCGCTCGTCCTGGAGCTGGTGACGGGAGGAGAGCTCTTCGACAG GATCGTGGAGAGGGGTTTCTACAGCGAGCGGGATGCGGCCCACGTCGTCAAGCAGATCCTGGAAGCCGTTTCG TATTTGCATGAAAATGGAGTCGTCCACCGCGACCTGAAGCCGGAGAACCTGCTCTACGCAGACCTGTCCCCCGACGCTCACCTTAAAATCG GTGACTTTGGGCTCTCCAAGATCGTGGATGAACAGGACACCATGAAAACCGTCTGCGGGACGCCGGGGTACTGCG CCCCCGAAATACTCCACGGGTGCCCGTACGGCCCTGAAGTGGATATGTGGTCCGTGGGCGTCATCACCTACATCCT GCTCTGCGGCTTCGAGCCCTTCTTCGACCCCCGCGGGGACCAGTACATGTACAGCCGCATCCTCACCTGCGACTACGAGTTCGTGTCCCCGTGGTGGGACGAGGTTTCCCTCAACGCCAAGGACTTG GTCAGAAAATTGATCGTCCTGGACCCCCAGAAGAGACTGACCGTCTACCAGGCTCTGGAGCACCCCTGGGTCACCGGGAAAGCTGCTAAATTCGCTCACATGGACAGCACGCAGAAGAAACTGCAGGAATTTAACGCCAGGCGGAAACTGAAG GCTGCCATGAAAGCCGTGGTGGCTTCCAGCCGCTTGGGCAACCACGGGCACCACGACTGCTCCCGCAGCGGGCGCAGCCAGGGGGGGCCCCGGGATGCCTGCATGCCCCAGGGAACGGGGACCGCCGGCCCCGAAGCCACCGCCACCGAGGACCTCGGTGCTTTCCGGAGCGACTGTCCCGCTGTGTCCAAGGTTCCCGTGAACGGCGCCGGCTGCAAGAGCTAA